One Elaeis guineensis isolate ETL-2024a chromosome 10, EG11, whole genome shotgun sequence genomic window carries:
- the LOC105053466 gene encoding pentatricopeptide repeat-containing protein At1g77405 codes for MQPNTIHTARPFTSRNLLVGQVMAAMLQDRPFGPALTPSPDFPGWTSAAVIDVLATIPRFFFLSPRSIGRQHSFRHRSPIRRRSLRHESADLGRGLRLHGPPAYRDPAKVKLGVAKALEFYSWVESRCGFLHDQLTCREMSRLLAKANRLPTLWRFLRSNEALVGTATVTSVIKILGEEGLTREALAAFYRMKQLHCKPDVQCYNTVISALCRVGDFNKARFLLNQMEMPGAPCPPDTYTYTILISFYCKRSLQTGCRKAIRRRIWEANHMFRRMLFKGFVPDVVTYNCLIDGLCKTYRVERAHELFDDMLLKGCSPNRVTYNSFIRYYSAVNEVDKAIEMMRAMLLRKHGTPTSSSYTPIIHSLCETGRVGEARDFLVEMVDGGSIPREFTYNLVCGTLNGAGHEDLPDELHRRIEEGIDARFRQVMGVKPVMGGRTRSTQEQMYIGCMTCNEQVKGICYL; via the coding sequence ATGCAGCCAAACACCATTCACACCGCCCGGCCCTTCACGTCTCGCAACCTCCTCGTGGGCCAGGTCATGGCCGCCATGCTGCAGGACCGCCCCTTCGGCCCCGCCCTCACCCCCTCCCCCGACTTTCCCGGCTGGACCTCCGCCGCCGTCATCGACGTCCTCGCCACCATCCCCCGCTTCTTCTTCCTCAGCCCCCGCTCTATCGGCCGCCAGCACTCCTTCCGCCACCGCTCCCCTATCCGCCGCCGCAGCCTCCGTCACGAGTCTGCTGACCTCGGCCGCGGCCTCCGCCTCCACGGCCCCCCCGCCTACCGCGACCCCGCCAAGGTAAAACTAGGCGTCGCCAAGGCCTTGGAGTTCTACTCCTGGGTGGAATCCCGGTGCGGCTTCCTCCACGACCAGCTCACATGCCGGGAGATGTCCCGCCTCCTGGCCAAGGCCAACAGGCTCCCGACCCTCTGGCGGTTCCTCCGTTCGAATGAGGCCCTCGTCGGCACCGCCACCGTGACGTCGGTCATCAAGATTCTCGGCGAGGAGGGTCTCACCAGGGAAGCACTGGCCGCATTCTACCGCATGAAGCAACTCCACTGCAAGCCTGACGTGCAGTGCTACAACACCGTCATCTCGGCCCTGTGCAGGGTCGGAGACTTCAACAAGGCGAGATTTTTATTGAACCAGATGGAGATGCCCGGTGCTCCGTGCCCGCCTGATACGTACACCTATACGATTTTGatcagcttctactgcaagcggagcTTGCAGACCGGGTGTCGCAAGGCCATTAGGAGGAGGATCTGGGAGGCGAATCATATGTTTCGGAGGATGTTATTCAAAGGCTTTGTTCCTGACGTCGTCACGTATAATTGCTTGATCGATGGGCTCTGCAAAACGTACCGCGTCGAGAGGGCACACGAGCTCTTCGACGATATGCTTCTTAAGGGTTGCTCCCCGAATAGGGTCACGTACAATTCTTTCATTAGGTACTACAGTGCTGTTAATGAGGTTGATAAGGCCATTGAGATGATGAGAGCAATGCTGTTGAGGAAACATGGCACACCCACCTCGAGTTCATATACACCAATTATACACTCCCTGTGTGAGACAGGAAGAGTTGGGGAGGCAAGGGATTTTCTGGTGGAGATGGTTGATGGTGGATCTATCCCGAGAGAATTCACATATAATCTAGTCTGCGGTACATTGAATGGTGCAGGGCACGAAGATTTGCCAGATGAGCTGCACAGAAGGatagaagaaggaattgatgctAGATTTCGACAGGTGATGGGAGTAAAGCCTGTGATGGGTGGCAGGACCAGATCCACTCAGGAGCAGATGTATATTGGATGTATGACATGTAATGAACAAGTGAAGGGAATTTGCTATCTGTAA